A genomic region of Canis aureus isolate CA01 chromosome 16, VMU_Caureus_v.1.0, whole genome shotgun sequence contains the following coding sequences:
- the TOR1A gene encoding torsin-1A — translation MKLGRAVLGLLLLAPLAVRAVEPISLGLALAGVLTGYIYPRLYCLFTECCGQKRSLSREALQKDLDSKLFGQHLAKKVILNAVSGFISNPKPKKPLTLSLHGWTGTGKNFVSKIIAENIYEGGLNSDYVHLFVATLHFPHASNITLYKDQLQLWIRSNVSACARSIFIFDEMDKMHAGLIDAIKPFLDYYDHVDGVSYQKAIFIFLSNAGAERITDVALDFWRSGKQREEIRLKDMEPALSVSAFNNKNSGFWHSSLIDRNLIDYFVPFLPLEYKHLKMCIRVEMQSRGFDIDEDIVTKVADEMTFFPKEERVFSDKGCKTVFTKLDYYYDD, via the exons ATGAAGCTGGGCCGGGCCGTGCTGGGCCTGCTGCTGCTGGCGCCGTTGGCGGTGCGGGCGGTGGAGCCCATCAGCCTGGGACTGGCCCTGGCCGGCGTCCTCACCGGCTACATCTACCCGCGCCTCTACTGCCTCTTCACGGAGTGCTGCGGCCAGAAGCGGAGCCTCAGCCGGGAGG CGCTGCAGAAGGATCTGGACAGCAAGCTCTTTGGACAGCATCTCGCAAAGAAAGTCATCTTAAATGCTGTGTCTGGCTTCATAAGCAACCCGAAGCCGAAGAAACCTCTCACCCTTTCTCTGCACGGGTGGACGGGCACGGGCAAAAATTTTGTCAGCAAGATCATCGCGGAGAATATTTACGAGGGAGGTCTGAACAGTGACTATGTCCACCTGTTTGTGGCCACGCTGCACTTTCCACATGCCTCCAACATCACCCTGTATAAG GACCAGTTACAATTGTGGATACGTAGCAACGTGAGCGCCTGTGCCAGATCCATCTTCATATTCGATGAGATGGACAAGATGCATGCCGGCCTCATAGATGCCATCAAACCTTTCCTAGACTATTATGATCATGTGGATGGGGTTTCCTACCAGAAAGCCATCTTCATATTTCTCAG CAATGCTGGAGCAGAAAGGATCACAGACGTGGCTTTGGACTTCTGGAGGAGtggaaagcagagggaagagatcCGGCTCAAAGACATGGAGCCGGCCTTGTCTGTGTCGGCCTTCAATAACAAGAACA gtGGCTTCTGGCATAGCAGCCTAATTGACCGAAATCTCATTGATTATTTtgttcccttcctccccctgGAATATAAACACCTAAAAATGTGCATCAGAGTTGAAATGCAGTCCCGAGGCTTTGATATTGATGAGGACATTGTCACCAAAGTGGCCGACGAGATGacatttttccccaaagaagagaGAGTTTTCTCTGACAAAGGCTGCAAAACCGTGTTCACCAAGTTAGATTACTACTACGATGACTGA